A DNA window from Nitrospira sp. contains the following coding sequences:
- a CDS encoding OmpA-like domain-containing protein (MaGe:77310645) has product MHQQNLGSHSTISHTTTTGLMDLMTSLAIIFVLLLAASLAPQAAEDVPTDNPTPSPTAAADSTPSRPGNVHALLHEHFAQFGLSVDNDPQDPLLVRIVIPEDLLNFDSGKSTLTPQADRFLTDMMPRYAVLVCGPLESHIDSVVIEGHTDDRGNDAMNLRLSQERSFRVMTKGLEVIDRAEPTVSPCFQRLTSASGRGRQDLIAHPATGVDRDKSRRVVFKLRLRAGAPHGASSPAA; this is encoded by the coding sequence ATGCACCAACAGAACCTTGGCTCCCATTCGACGATTTCCCACACAACAACCACTGGGCTTATGGACTTGATGACCTCTCTGGCCATTATTTTCGTCCTACTCCTGGCGGCCTCGCTCGCCCCACAAGCCGCTGAAGACGTTCCGACCGACAATCCAACGCCGTCGCCGACGGCCGCTGCCGATTCCACGCCGTCACGCCCGGGCAATGTTCACGCCTTACTGCACGAACACTTCGCGCAATTCGGGCTCTCCGTTGACAACGACCCGCAGGATCCACTTCTCGTGCGCATCGTCATCCCTGAAGACTTGCTCAACTTCGATTCTGGGAAAAGCACCTTGACGCCACAGGCCGATCGATTTCTCACCGACATGATGCCTCGCTATGCTGTCCTCGTCTGCGGACCGCTTGAGTCTCATATCGACTCCGTCGTGATTGAAGGACACACCGACGATCGCGGCAACGACGCCATGAACCTGCGATTGAGCCAGGAACGCTCTTTCCGTGTGATGACGAAAGGTCTTGAGGTTATTGATCGTGCGGAACCGACCGTTTCACCCTGCTTTCAACGACTGACGTCGGCGAGCGGCCGGGGCCGCCAAGACCTCATCGCTCATCCTGCGACCGGAGTCGATCGAGACAAGAGCCGTCGTGTTGTGTTCAAACTGCGCCTCCGAGCCGGCGCGCCGCACGGCGCCTCCTCACCTGCCGCCTAG
- a CDS encoding Membrane-bound lytic murein transglycosylase C (MaGe:77310649), whose amino-acid sequence MNPSATLLRLLILPALLSVSGCETTEHVLTSAERILGSQTGRTVASIAGGKDPKQVLKERTDAYQRDPESVLRDIRTLQRDFETIMTALTGRVRQTWGEKEVQVPEQKKYVKYTQNYMSRAVVDFDSGTIVIETLDDKAPKESLKNALVTTLLTPDDPRSVDLFSDKAVTLTSDKPPYLLGLVVDQEGRAIKTPAQAEAFAAYTVEHQATARSIDQNGIAKQALLAEIKMVSNFSNKQAEKYRSTVARYAEQFKVSPSLIFAVIRTESNFNPFAVSSAPAFGLMQLVPSSGGRDAYRKAKGKDAIPSRDYLFDPENNIELGSAYLHVLSYTLLERIENQTAREYCVISAYNTGPGNVFKAFAPNQTAAINHINSLQPPAVYDQLRARLPYQETRDYLAKVVGFRKQFIAPSGEGSK is encoded by the coding sequence ATGAATCCCTCTGCAACGCTCTTGAGGCTTCTCATTCTCCCTGCGCTTTTGTCCGTTTCAGGTTGTGAGACCACCGAACACGTCCTGACAAGCGCCGAACGCATACTCGGCAGCCAAACAGGAAGGACCGTCGCCAGCATTGCCGGAGGCAAAGACCCCAAACAAGTCCTCAAAGAACGCACCGACGCGTATCAGCGCGACCCTGAATCAGTTCTGCGCGATATACGAACCTTGCAACGCGACTTCGAGACCATCATGACGGCCTTGACCGGCCGGGTCCGCCAAACCTGGGGAGAGAAAGAAGTCCAGGTTCCAGAGCAGAAGAAATACGTCAAGTACACTCAGAACTATATGAGCCGGGCGGTCGTCGACTTCGATAGCGGAACGATCGTAATCGAAACACTGGACGACAAAGCGCCCAAAGAGAGTTTGAAAAATGCTCTTGTCACTACACTGCTGACCCCTGACGATCCTCGATCCGTCGATCTCTTTTCCGACAAAGCGGTCACGCTCACCAGCGACAAGCCACCTTATCTCCTAGGCTTGGTTGTAGATCAGGAAGGGCGAGCGATCAAGACCCCGGCGCAAGCTGAAGCCTTTGCGGCGTATACGGTCGAACACCAGGCCACAGCGAGATCGATCGATCAGAACGGCATCGCCAAACAAGCCCTGCTCGCTGAGATTAAGATGGTCTCCAATTTCTCGAACAAGCAGGCTGAAAAATACCGCAGCACCGTCGCCCGGTATGCAGAACAGTTCAAGGTCAGTCCTAGCTTAATCTTTGCGGTCATTCGCACAGAAAGTAATTTCAATCCCTTCGCGGTCAGCTCCGCGCCCGCCTTTGGGCTCATGCAGCTCGTACCCAGCAGCGGGGGGCGTGACGCCTATCGAAAAGCCAAAGGCAAGGACGCCATTCCTTCGCGAGACTATCTCTTTGACCCCGAGAATAATATCGAACTCGGCAGCGCCTATCTCCACGTCCTGTCCTATACCTTGCTCGAACGCATCGAAAATCAGACCGCCAGAGAGTACTGCGTCATCTCCGCCTATAACACCGGTCCTGGTAACGTATTCAAAGCGTTTGCCCCAAACCAAACCGCCGCGATCAACCACATCAATTCACTGCAACCGCCCGCCGTCTACGATCAACTGCGGGCCCGCCTGCCCTATCAAGAAACGCGCGACTACCTCGCCAAAGTCGTCGGCTTTCGCAAGCAGTTCATTGCTCCGTCTGGAGAAGGCTCCAAGTAG
- a CDS encoding conserved membrane protein of unknown function (Evidence 4 : Unknown function but conserved in other organisms; MaGe:77310646), with product MPPMNIQQAIQLLTQDVAPLGALSAPLVSWLGSAGLTAFFLWQVTRLYRLSTQTAQPFARVTRCLDTLAQERRQLDHDSGALRSPEALNRRPQAAPPHLDRRDGKDLQLIDTTFQREPWLSSAWTQYRKTLVTEQVAWYIEPRIFSSRSAQELFSLETVFRGKLNLAWYQQVPSLLTGIGLLLTFIALLVGLSKLHADGHGIAGIQGLINGLAGKFLTSIVGLVCATAFTLIEKPLMFRLGSAHQQCIHLIDDLFPRKTLEQILEGMTGTFRRPSSLEQGSSHAPSISYAKPAADTLLQPLKAMTKSMDALTQEIRAHLLDKRAPSDAYPIDAVAKSFAPLMQQLTLAVAQLPHRSEPPAVERVSSPQEVSHLVDNLTARISHTPHPTIGTALHRPQGWLQRLRVSTQLLAPLSAIAPGRTHTSRRPR from the coding sequence ATGCCGCCCATGAACATCCAACAGGCCATTCAACTATTGACTCAAGACGTGGCCCCCCTGGGCGCTCTGTCCGCGCCTCTTGTCAGCTGGCTCGGCTCCGCGGGGTTGACGGCATTTTTTCTCTGGCAAGTGACGCGACTCTATCGACTGTCGACACAGACCGCGCAACCGTTCGCTCGAGTGACGCGCTGCCTAGACACCTTGGCCCAAGAACGCCGGCAACTCGATCACGACAGCGGGGCACTCCGTTCTCCGGAAGCCTTGAACCGCAGGCCGCAAGCCGCCCCGCCACACTTGGACCGGCGGGACGGGAAGGATTTGCAACTCATCGATACAACGTTTCAGCGAGAGCCCTGGCTCTCCTCTGCCTGGACGCAATACCGCAAGACTCTGGTGACGGAACAGGTCGCCTGGTACATCGAACCGCGCATATTCAGCTCTCGCTCTGCCCAGGAACTCTTCTCCCTTGAGACCGTCTTTCGAGGAAAGCTGAACCTCGCATGGTATCAACAAGTGCCGTCTCTCCTGACAGGGATCGGCCTTCTGCTCACCTTTATCGCGCTGCTGGTAGGCCTCAGCAAGCTCCACGCCGACGGTCACGGCATTGCCGGCATTCAGGGACTCATCAACGGCCTCGCAGGAAAATTTCTGACCTCAATCGTCGGACTCGTCTGTGCCACGGCCTTTACCTTGATAGAGAAGCCCCTCATGTTTCGCCTAGGCTCAGCCCACCAACAATGCATCCACTTGATCGACGACCTCTTTCCAAGAAAAACCCTTGAACAAATTCTTGAAGGCATGACGGGAACATTTCGCCGGCCCTCGTCGCTGGAACAGGGATCGAGCCACGCTCCCTCCATTTCCTATGCCAAACCGGCAGCCGACACACTCCTCCAGCCACTGAAAGCGATGACCAAATCAATGGATGCGCTGACACAGGAAATTCGCGCGCATCTCCTGGACAAACGCGCACCCTCGGACGCCTACCCGATCGATGCTGTCGCCAAATCGTTCGCTCCACTCATGCAACAGCTCACACTCGCAGTCGCACAACTTCCCCATCGATCGGAACCGCCAGCAGTCGAGCGCGTCTCTTCGCCTCAAGAAGTTAGCCATCTGGTGGATAACTTAACCGCCAGAATCTCTCATACGCCCCATCCAACAATAGGGACCGCGCTTCACCGGCCTCAAGGATGGCTGCAACGACTCCGTGTCTCAACACAGCTCCTCGCGCCGCTTTCAGCCATCGCGCCTGGCAGGACTCACACCTCGCGTCGTCCGCGATGA
- a CDS encoding PilZ domain-containing protein (MaGe:77310648) encodes MRAVVSNSPVATNEFSTRRRNPRIRVAAPFPCSYAVVGLKKWATVNRDGLGVVCDLSVGGVRMLSEAALDPGDEIAISLRLPHQRGATFIERAMVRWVKDSIFGIEFALLSPVAVTRLDKCISREMHAPTLPSGIAAADLRPR; translated from the coding sequence GTGAGGGCGGTGGTGTCGAATTCCCCTGTCGCGACAAACGAGTTCTCCACGAGACGGCGCAATCCTCGTATTCGTGTCGCCGCGCCATTTCCGTGCTCCTATGCCGTGGTCGGGCTGAAGAAATGGGCGACGGTCAATCGGGACGGTTTGGGTGTGGTGTGCGATCTCTCGGTTGGCGGTGTCAGAATGTTGAGTGAAGCCGCGCTGGATCCGGGCGATGAAATTGCGATCAGTCTGCGATTGCCGCATCAGCGGGGGGCGACGTTTATCGAGCGAGCGATGGTTCGCTGGGTAAAGGATTCCATCTTCGGAATCGAGTTTGCGCTCTTGTCGCCGGTTGCCGTCACGCGGTTGGATAAGTGTATCAGTCGTGAAATGCACGCGCCGACTCTGCCTTCAGGTATCGCCGCGGCTGACTTGCGGCCCCGCTAG
- a CDS encoding hypothetical protein (Evidence 5 : Unknown function; MaGe:77310647) codes for MGGIMSNFYATTVRRECPPIRVIVRWIGEGASKLFPPGELSAWFAAIRFGCSRASPEGGDAKNVRAGNFQKSICEEKRLRYSQVRGFDHAGERPAHIEAQQVSPTSAWEKDQIYGLAFQRLSSLSHGRLRRYLTVF; via the coding sequence ATGGGCGGCATCATGTCCAACTTTTATGCCACTACGGTGCGTCGTGAATGCCCGCCGATTCGTGTAATTGTCCGATGGATTGGTGAAGGGGCGAGCAAATTATTCCCTCCGGGGGAACTTTCTGCCTGGTTTGCGGCCATTCGGTTCGGCTGTTCTCGTGCGAGCCCTGAGGGAGGGGATGCCAAAAACGTGCGCGCGGGTAACTTTCAAAAAAGTATTTGTGAGGAGAAGAGGCTGCGATACAGTCAGGTGAGAGGGTTCGACCATGCCGGCGAGCGCCCTGCACACATCGAGGCTCAACAAGTTTCGCCGACATCCGCCTGGGAAAAAGATCAGATATACGGACTGGCCTTTCAGCGGTTGTCGAGCCTCTCCCATGGACGACTTCGACGGTACCTGACGGTGTTTTAA